A single window of Lutzomyia longipalpis isolate SR_M1_2022 chromosome 1, ASM2433408v1 DNA harbors:
- the LOC129794499 gene encoding G protein-activated inward rectifier potassium channel 3 isoform X1 gives MTKIMDERRPPESPGDLAWTKLLDDNSTPSPVIVKIEDNQKESPTSSDPPQIAGRRQSILGAFQRQIRLSLKAVSDSPGPITRYRQTRFSSRRVRKRVIFKHGDCNVVQGNVAKRRRRYMQDIFTTLVDAQWRWTLLVFALSFLLSWTAFGIIWWLIMYTHGDLDHLEPQDPHVQLIQNKSTNPCVTEIYGFTSCFLFSVETQHTIGYGNRYITEECPEAIFIMCLQSIMGVFIQAFMVGIVFAKLSRPKKRAQTLLFSRNAVICHRDGVPCLMFRVGDMRKSHIIEAHVRAQIIRKKVTKENEVLPFYQQELQVGADGREDRLMFIWPTTIVHRIDKHSPLYALSAQDMLKERFEIVVMLEGVVESTGMTTQARSSYLPSEILWGHRFEHVVAFRKETGEYEVDYTLFNNTYEVDTPLCSAKQLDELRAELNTPNGLERLCSSGLLPRVSSAASLDPASEESGDSGRLQMRSCSVPNGIPITETHHHQQANGHKKTQSGRRLSVKHETLPVDSMC, from the exons ATGACGAAGATCATGGATGAACGGCGACCTCCTGAGTCGCCGGGAGATTTGGCGTGGACAAAATTACTCGATGACAACAGTACGCCAAGTCCGGtgattgtgaaaattgaagaCAATCAGAAGGAGAGCCCAACATCCTCAGATCCACCACAAATTGCTGGACGACGTCAATCCATTCTTGGGGCTTTTCAGCGTCAAATACGCCTCTCCCTGAAGGCGGTTAGTGATTCCCCAGGACCCATTACCAG ATATCGCCAGACACGATTCTCATCCAGACGCGTGAGGAAACGTGTCATTTTCAAACACGGGGACTGCAATGTCGTCCAGGGGAATGTGGCCAAGCGCAGACGACGGTATATGCAG gaCATTTTTACAACACTCGTCGATGCTCAATGGCGATGGACATTGCTTGTATTTGCACTGAGCTTCCTGCTCTCGTGGACAGCTTTCGGGATAATCTGGTGGCTCATAATGTACACACACGGTGATCTGGATCACCTTGAGCCACAGGATCCGCACGTGCAGCTCATTCAGAATAAATCAACAAATCCATGCGTGACGGAAATCTACGGCTTCACGAGTTGCTTCCTTTTCTCCGTGGAAACACAGCACACCATCGGCTATGGTAACCGCTACATCACGGAGGAGTGCCCAGAAGCCATCTTCATCATGTGCCTCCAGAGTATTATGGGTGTCTTCATTCAAGCATTTATGGTTGGGATTGTTTTTGCAAAGCTGTCGCGTCCCAAGAAACGTGCCCAGACACTCCTCTTCTCGCGCAATGCCGTCATTTGCCATCGCGACGGCGTGCCATGCCTTATGTTTCGTGTCGGTGACATGAGGAAGAGTCACATCATCGAGGCGCACGTTAGAGCTCAAATAATAAGAAAGAag GTGACCAAAGAAAACGAAGTTCTTCCATTTTATCAGCAAGAACTCCAAGTTGGAGCTGATGGGCGAGAGGATCGTCTTATGTTCATCTGGCCCACAACTATTGTCCACAGGATTGATAAACATAGCCCCTTGTATGCTCTATCGGCACAGGATATGCTGAAGGAGCGCTTTGAAATTGTCGTGATGCTCGAAGGTGTTGTTGAGTCAACGGGGATGACAACACAGGCAAGGAGTAGCTATCTCCCATCGGAAATTCTCTGGGGACATCGTTTTGAGCACGTTGTCGCCTTCCGCAAGGAGACTGGGGAGTATGAG GTGGATTACACCCTCTTCAATAATACCTACGAGGTTGATACACCTCTGTGCAGTGCCAAGCAGCTCGATGAACTTCGAGCAGAGTTGAATACACCAAATGGACTAG aacGACTCTGCTCATCTGGCCTCCTGCCGCGTGTGTCATCGGCAGCCAGCCTAGATCCTGCCAGTGAAGAGTCCGGTGATTCTGGTCGCTTGCAGATGCGCTCGTGTTCGGTACCCAATGGCATCCCAATCACCGAAACACACCATCATCAGCAGGCGAATGGGCATAAAAAGACACAATCAGGACGACGTCTTTCCGTTAAGCACGAAACGCTTCCCGTTGATTCAATGTGCTGA
- the LOC129794499 gene encoding G protein-activated inward rectifier potassium channel 3 isoform X2, whose amino-acid sequence MVLAILKCKMSTLKRCLSQLSVIVFRAESSGEPAWREECLKYRQTRFSSRRVRKRVIFKHGDCNVVQGNVAKRRRRYMQDIFTTLVDAQWRWTLLVFALSFLLSWTAFGIIWWLIMYTHGDLDHLEPQDPHVQLIQNKSTNPCVTEIYGFTSCFLFSVETQHTIGYGNRYITEECPEAIFIMCLQSIMGVFIQAFMVGIVFAKLSRPKKRAQTLLFSRNAVICHRDGVPCLMFRVGDMRKSHIIEAHVRAQIIRKKVTKENEVLPFYQQELQVGADGREDRLMFIWPTTIVHRIDKHSPLYALSAQDMLKERFEIVVMLEGVVESTGMTTQARSSYLPSEILWGHRFEHVVAFRKETGEYEVDYTLFNNTYEVDTPLCSAKQLDELRAELNTPNGLERLCSSGLLPRVSSAASLDPASEESGDSGRLQMRSCSVPNGIPITETHHHQQANGHKKTQSGRRLSVKHETLPVDSMC is encoded by the exons ATGGTGCTGGCGATTCTCAAGTGCAAAATGTCTACGCTAAAGCGATGTCTTAGCCAACTGTCGGTGATAGTGTTTCGTGCGGAATCCTCAGGGGAGCCAGCCTGGCGTGAGGAGTGTCTCAa ATATCGCCAGACACGATTCTCATCCAGACGCGTGAGGAAACGTGTCATTTTCAAACACGGGGACTGCAATGTCGTCCAGGGGAATGTGGCCAAGCGCAGACGACGGTATATGCAG gaCATTTTTACAACACTCGTCGATGCTCAATGGCGATGGACATTGCTTGTATTTGCACTGAGCTTCCTGCTCTCGTGGACAGCTTTCGGGATAATCTGGTGGCTCATAATGTACACACACGGTGATCTGGATCACCTTGAGCCACAGGATCCGCACGTGCAGCTCATTCAGAATAAATCAACAAATCCATGCGTGACGGAAATCTACGGCTTCACGAGTTGCTTCCTTTTCTCCGTGGAAACACAGCACACCATCGGCTATGGTAACCGCTACATCACGGAGGAGTGCCCAGAAGCCATCTTCATCATGTGCCTCCAGAGTATTATGGGTGTCTTCATTCAAGCATTTATGGTTGGGATTGTTTTTGCAAAGCTGTCGCGTCCCAAGAAACGTGCCCAGACACTCCTCTTCTCGCGCAATGCCGTCATTTGCCATCGCGACGGCGTGCCATGCCTTATGTTTCGTGTCGGTGACATGAGGAAGAGTCACATCATCGAGGCGCACGTTAGAGCTCAAATAATAAGAAAGAag GTGACCAAAGAAAACGAAGTTCTTCCATTTTATCAGCAAGAACTCCAAGTTGGAGCTGATGGGCGAGAGGATCGTCTTATGTTCATCTGGCCCACAACTATTGTCCACAGGATTGATAAACATAGCCCCTTGTATGCTCTATCGGCACAGGATATGCTGAAGGAGCGCTTTGAAATTGTCGTGATGCTCGAAGGTGTTGTTGAGTCAACGGGGATGACAACACAGGCAAGGAGTAGCTATCTCCCATCGGAAATTCTCTGGGGACATCGTTTTGAGCACGTTGTCGCCTTCCGCAAGGAGACTGGGGAGTATGAG GTGGATTACACCCTCTTCAATAATACCTACGAGGTTGATACACCTCTGTGCAGTGCCAAGCAGCTCGATGAACTTCGAGCAGAGTTGAATACACCAAATGGACTAG aacGACTCTGCTCATCTGGCCTCCTGCCGCGTGTGTCATCGGCAGCCAGCCTAGATCCTGCCAGTGAAGAGTCCGGTGATTCTGGTCGCTTGCAGATGCGCTCGTGTTCGGTACCCAATGGCATCCCAATCACCGAAACACACCATCATCAGCAGGCGAATGGGCATAAAAAGACACAATCAGGACGACGTCTTTCCGTTAAGCACGAAACGCTTCCCGTTGATTCAATGTGCTGA